A stretch of the Streptomyces venezuelae genome encodes the following:
- a CDS encoding methylated-DNA--[protein]-cysteine S-methyltransferase, whose translation MGNVDSSERPNGPRLEWTVVASDIGPLFLAATEQGLVRVEFHADPEQADPADPLVSRLGADAWRPDRGREVLLAEPIRQLEAYFAGSLRRFDLPLDWRLSAGFNRLVLRELASSVPYGSVVGYGELAARVGQPGAAQAVGAAMGSNPLPVVVPCHRVVENDGGIGGFGGGVETKRALLALEGVLPQPLF comes from the coding sequence GTGGGCAACGTAGACAGCAGCGAGCGGCCGAACGGGCCGCGCCTCGAGTGGACCGTGGTCGCGAGCGACATCGGTCCGCTCTTCCTGGCCGCGACCGAGCAGGGTCTGGTCCGGGTGGAGTTCCATGCCGATCCGGAGCAGGCGGATCCCGCCGATCCGCTCGTCTCCCGGCTCGGCGCCGACGCCTGGCGCCCGGACCGGGGCCGGGAAGTGCTGCTCGCCGAGCCGATACGCCAGCTGGAGGCCTATTTCGCGGGCAGCCTGCGGCGCTTCGACCTGCCCCTGGACTGGCGGCTCTCGGCCGGGTTCAACCGCCTGGTGCTGCGCGAGCTGGCGAGCTCGGTGCCGTACGGATCGGTGGTGGGGTACGGAGAGCTGGCCGCCCGGGTCGGGCAGCCGGGTGCGGCCCAGGCGGTGGGCGCGGCCATGGGGTCGAACCCGCTGCCGGTGGTGGTGCCCTGCCACCGGGTGGTGGAGAACGACGGCGGGATCGGCGGATTCGGCGGCGGTGTGGAGACCAAGCGGGCCCTGCTGGCCCTGGAGGGCGTGCTGCCCCAGCCGCTGTTCTGA
- a CDS encoding pseudouridine-5'-phosphate glycosidase: protein MPQQHSAVPVVSEEVREALDRRQPVVALESTIIAHGLPRPRNLAVGAELEALVRAEGAVPATVAVLDGVPRVGLDKAQLERIAGADGAGGGGGEGVRKLGHRDLAPAIASGATGATTVSATAFLAARAGLRVFATGGLGGVHREWAHSQDESADLALLARTRITVVCAGVKSILDVPATLQRLETLGVTVLGYRTDRFPGFYLADSGLPVDWTARDPEEVAAVMAAQDLLAGPESAVLVANPVAEAEQLDPALHDRVLAEALAECRERGVTGQAVTPFLLGFLVRATGGASLEANLAAVRGNVRLGARIAAAWAGR from the coding sequence ATGCCACAACAGCACTCAGCGGTCCCCGTCGTGTCGGAAGAGGTACGGGAGGCGCTCGACCGGCGGCAGCCGGTGGTCGCGCTCGAATCGACGATCATCGCGCACGGTCTGCCGCGCCCCCGCAATCTGGCGGTGGGCGCCGAACTGGAGGCGCTGGTCCGGGCGGAGGGGGCGGTGCCGGCCACGGTCGCGGTGCTCGACGGGGTGCCCCGGGTCGGCCTCGACAAGGCGCAGCTGGAGCGGATCGCGGGCGCGGACGGGGCCGGGGGTGGGGGCGGGGAGGGCGTGCGGAAGCTCGGCCACCGGGATCTGGCGCCGGCCATCGCCTCGGGGGCCACGGGCGCGACCACGGTGTCCGCTACGGCCTTCCTGGCCGCGCGGGCCGGGCTGCGGGTGTTCGCGACCGGCGGGCTGGGCGGCGTACACCGGGAATGGGCGCACAGCCAGGACGAGTCGGCGGATCTGGCGCTGCTGGCCCGGACCCGGATCACGGTGGTGTGCGCGGGGGTGAAGTCGATCCTGGACGTGCCGGCCACGCTGCAGCGGCTGGAGACGCTGGGGGTGACGGTACTGGGCTACCGGACCGACCGCTTCCCCGGGTTCTACCTGGCCGATTCCGGGCTGCCGGTGGACTGGACGGCGCGGGACCCGGAGGAGGTGGCGGCGGTGATGGCCGCTCAGGACCTGCTGGCCGGACCGGAGTCGGCGGTTCTGGTGGCCAACCCGGTGGCCGAGGCGGAACAACTGGATCCGGCGCTGCACGACCGGGTGCTGGCGGAGGCGCTGGCCGAGTGCCGGGAGCGGGGCGTCACCGGGCAGGCGGTGACCCCCTTCCTCCTGGGATTCCTGGTACGGGCGACCGGCGGGGCCTCGCTGGAGGCGAACCTGGCGGCGGTGCGCGGCAATGTGCGGCTGGGCGCGCGGATCGCGGCGGCC
- a CDS encoding TerD family protein: MTAELVRGQNHPLSRSRVEIRVSAGTPVLALALLGDEEGRPAGPAALAHPGARQQPGLEVPGEVTDRHRFAVDLDAVGAEVHRLGMLLVLPSGGPIGFGSVPASHISVADPAGEELAGFTLTGLSTETAVVALELYRRQGAWKVRAVGQGYADGLGALLADAGLAAPAAGELAATALAAVPRPTTAPRPTTAPVSGTPYTGTPGPAPSAASGAADATLGQGQGLPAGSGPGTGPATGLGPRPAHGRHTGPGTGSSGSGTGPDAGPGPAAGAGGEGLGRPEGNGAVAGPPTIDYAHPRRSRTVPPPAAPQAPPAAPGEPPRPVAGDATGWSMDERLYNQVWGMFEDLARAVAAYRSAVEFADARLDRELDQALSDPRHRLGGSGNAARDAALARREELTDQARSVLDRDLAQLTAEVEVVEPALPAAYARWDNPVWHAHRVPGPDGDAPMALRLGELHLPECPGLQIPMLVRLPLERGLWIDNGRTGSEAAMAMDTDRLRRAALDMAVAHAARMLAVQPGGGLGVHVIDAAGAGSAALEPLVRSGVLAAPPAAGPAGVARTLEELTRRVDLVQMAVRAGAPEDLPPDLDTGDQLLIVHDFPHGFDDRAVTRLRYLADEGPRVGVHLLMVADRDEASAYGPLLDPLWRSLMRLSPVPDNHLADPWVGHAWTFEPSLPPPGSAVLDRVLAGVAEARRSPGR, from the coding sequence ATGACGGCCGAACTGGTCCGGGGGCAGAACCATCCCCTGTCCCGGAGCCGGGTGGAGATCAGGGTCTCGGCGGGCACTCCGGTGCTCGCCCTGGCCCTGCTCGGGGACGAAGAGGGCCGGCCCGCCGGTCCCGCCGCGCTGGCCCACCCCGGCGCCCGGCAGCAGCCGGGGCTGGAGGTGCCCGGCGAGGTGACCGACCGGCACCGGTTCGCCGTCGACCTCGACGCGGTCGGGGCGGAGGTGCACCGGCTCGGCATGCTCCTCGTGCTGCCGTCGGGCGGCCCGATCGGCTTCGGGTCCGTGCCGGCCTCCCACATCAGCGTGGCGGACCCGGCGGGGGAGGAACTCGCCGGGTTCACCCTGACCGGCCTGTCGACCGAGACCGCCGTGGTGGCACTGGAGCTGTACCGCCGCCAGGGCGCCTGGAAGGTCCGCGCGGTCGGCCAGGGATACGCCGACGGGCTCGGCGCGCTGCTCGCCGACGCCGGCCTGGCCGCCCCGGCGGCCGGGGAACTGGCCGCCACCGCCCTGGCCGCGGTCCCGCGGCCCACCACGGCCCCGCGGCCCACCACGGCCCCGGTGTCCGGCACCCCCTACACCGGTACGCCCGGCCCGGCGCCATCGGCTGCGTCCGGCGCGGCCGACGCCACCCTCGGTCAGGGCCAGGGCCTGCCCGCCGGAAGCGGCCCCGGCACCGGCCCGGCCACCGGCCTGGGCCCGCGCCCCGCCCACGGCCGGCACACCGGCCCGGGCACCGGCAGCTCCGGCTCCGGCACCGGCCCGGATGCCGGTCCCGGTCCGGCCGCGGGTGCCGGCGGCGAAGGCCTCGGCCGGCCCGAAGGCAACGGCGCCGTCGCCGGACCGCCCACCATCGACTACGCCCACCCGCGGCGCTCCCGCACCGTGCCACCGCCGGCCGCCCCGCAGGCGCCGCCCGCGGCCCCCGGCGAGCCGCCCCGGCCGGTGGCCGGAGACGCCACCGGCTGGTCCATGGACGAGCGGCTGTACAACCAGGTCTGGGGCATGTTCGAGGACCTGGCCCGGGCCGTCGCCGCCTACCGCAGCGCCGTCGAGTTCGCCGATGCCCGGCTGGACCGCGAACTCGACCAGGCCCTGTCCGACCCCCGGCACCGGCTCGGCGGCTCCGGGAACGCCGCCCGGGACGCCGCCCTGGCCCGCCGCGAGGAGCTCACCGACCAGGCCCGGTCCGTCCTGGACCGGGACCTGGCCCAGCTCACCGCCGAGGTCGAGGTGGTGGAGCCCGCGCTGCCCGCCGCGTACGCCCGCTGGGACAACCCGGTGTGGCACGCCCACCGGGTGCCCGGCCCCGACGGGGACGCCCCGATGGCACTGCGCCTGGGCGAGCTGCACCTCCCCGAATGCCCCGGCCTGCAGATCCCCATGCTGGTCCGGCTCCCGCTGGAACGCGGGCTCTGGATCGACAACGGCCGTACCGGCTCGGAAGCGGCCATGGCCATGGACACCGACCGGCTGCGCCGCGCCGCGCTGGACATGGCGGTGGCGCACGCCGCGCGGATGCTCGCCGTCCAGCCCGGCGGCGGCCTCGGGGTGCACGTCATCGACGCGGCCGGGGCCGGTTCGGCGGCCCTGGAGCCGCTGGTCCGCTCCGGAGTGCTGGCCGCGCCGCCGGCCGCCGGCCCCGCGGGCGTCGCCAGGACGCTGGAGGAGCTCACCCGCCGGGTGGACCTCGTACAGATGGCCGTGCGGGCCGGAGCCCCCGAGGACCTGCCGCCCGACCTGGACACCGGCGACCAGCTGCTGATCGTGCACGACTTCCCGCACGGCTTCGACGACCGCGCCGTCACCCGGCTGCGCTACCTGGCCGACGAGGGCCCGCGGGTCGGGGTGCACCTGCTGATGGTCGCGGACCGGGACGAGGCCTCCGCCTACGGTCCGCTGCTCGACCCGCTCTGGCGCTCGCTCATGCGGCTCTCGCCGGTCCCCGACAACCATCTCGCGGACCCCTGGGTCGGCCATGCCTGGACCTTCGAGCCGTCCCTGCCGCCGCCCGGCAGCGCCGTGCTGGACCGGGTGCTGGCGGGGGTCGCGGAGGCCCGGCGGAGCCCCGGAAGGTGA
- the uvrB gene encoding excinuclease ABC subunit UvrB, producing MRPVSKIERTVAPFEVVSPYQPSGDQPAAIAELEKRLRAGEKDVVLLGATGTGKSATTAWMIEKLQRPTLVMAPNKTLAAQLANEFRELLPNNAVEYFVSYYDYYQPEAYVPQSDTYIEKDSSINEEVERLRHSATNSLLTRRDVIVVASVSCIYGLGTPQEYVDRMVPLKVGDEIDRDQLLRRFVDIQYTRNDLAFTRGTFRVRGDTIEIFPVYEELAVRIEMFGDEIEALSTLHPLTGEVISDDTIQYVFPASHYIAGPERMQNAIRGIETELAERLTELEKQGKLLEAQRLRMRTTYDLEMMQQIGSCSGIENYSLHMDGRERGSAPHTLIDYFPEDFLLVIDESHVTVPQIGAMYEGDASRKRTLVDHGFRLPSALDNRPLKWEEFLERIGQTVYLSATPGKYELSRSDGFVEQIIRPTGLVDPEVVVKPTEGQIDDLVHEIRQRVEKDERILVTTLTKKMAEDLTDYFLELGIQVRYLHSDVDTLRRIELLRELRAGEYDVLVGINLLREGLDLPEVSLVAILDADKEGFLRSGTSLIQTIGRAARNVSGQVHMYADKMTPAMEKAIEETNRRREKQIAYNTANGIDPQPLRKKINDIVATIAREEVDTEELLGTGYRQADKTAGKGAKAPVPSLAVHAPKAAKGAKAAKGARGAGAAVPTDRPAAELAGIIEEMTERMRAAAADLQFEVAARIRDEVSELKKELRQMKEAGLA from the coding sequence ATGCGGCCCGTATCGAAGATCGAACGCACGGTGGCCCCCTTCGAGGTGGTCAGTCCCTACCAGCCCAGCGGAGACCAGCCGGCGGCCATCGCCGAGCTGGAGAAGCGCCTCCGCGCGGGCGAGAAGGACGTCGTGCTGCTCGGCGCCACCGGCACCGGCAAGTCGGCGACCACAGCCTGGATGATCGAGAAGCTCCAGCGGCCGACGCTGGTCATGGCACCGAACAAGACCCTCGCGGCCCAGCTGGCGAACGAGTTCCGCGAGCTGCTCCCCAACAACGCGGTCGAGTACTTCGTCTCGTACTACGACTACTACCAGCCCGAGGCGTACGTCCCGCAGTCCGACACCTACATCGAGAAGGACTCCTCCATCAACGAGGAGGTGGAGCGGCTGCGGCACTCCGCCACCAACTCGCTGCTCACCCGCCGCGATGTGATCGTGGTCGCCTCGGTGTCCTGTATCTACGGCCTCGGCACCCCGCAGGAGTACGTGGACCGGATGGTCCCGCTCAAGGTGGGCGACGAGATCGACCGCGACCAGCTGCTGCGCCGGTTCGTCGACATCCAGTACACGCGCAACGACCTGGCCTTCACCCGGGGCACCTTCCGGGTCCGCGGCGACACCATCGAGATCTTCCCGGTCTACGAGGAACTCGCCGTCCGCATCGAGATGTTCGGCGACGAGATCGAGGCCCTCTCCACCCTGCACCCGCTGACCGGCGAGGTCATCAGCGACGACACCATCCAGTACGTGTTCCCGGCCAGCCACTACATCGCCGGCCCCGAGCGCATGCAGAACGCGATCCGCGGCATCGAGACCGAACTCGCCGAGCGGCTCACCGAGCTGGAGAAGCAGGGCAAGCTGCTGGAGGCCCAGCGGCTGCGCATGCGCACCACCTACGACCTGGAGATGATGCAGCAGATCGGCTCCTGCTCCGGCATCGAGAACTACTCGCTGCACATGGACGGCCGCGAGCGGGGGAGCGCGCCCCACACCCTCATCGACTACTTCCCCGAGGACTTCCTCCTCGTCATCGACGAATCGCATGTCACGGTCCCGCAGATCGGCGCGATGTACGAGGGCGACGCCTCCCGCAAGCGGACCCTGGTCGACCACGGCTTCCGGCTGCCCTCCGCCCTCGACAACCGCCCGCTGAAGTGGGAGGAGTTCCTGGAGCGGATCGGCCAGACCGTCTACCTGTCGGCCACCCCCGGAAAGTACGAACTGTCCCGGTCCGACGGCTTCGTCGAGCAGATCATCCGCCCCACCGGCCTGGTCGACCCCGAAGTGGTCGTCAAGCCCACCGAGGGCCAGATCGACGACCTGGTCCACGAGATCCGGCAGCGGGTCGAGAAGGACGAGCGGATCCTGGTCACCACCCTCACCAAGAAGATGGCCGAGGACCTCACCGACTACTTCCTGGAGCTCGGCATCCAGGTCCGCTACCTGCACAGTGACGTGGACACGCTGCGCCGGATCGAGCTGCTGCGCGAACTGCGGGCCGGTGAGTACGACGTCCTGGTCGGCATCAACCTGCTCCGCGAGGGCCTCGACCTGCCCGAGGTCTCGCTGGTCGCGATCCTCGACGCCGACAAGGAGGGCTTCCTGCGCTCCGGCACCTCGCTGATCCAGACCATCGGCCGCGCGGCCCGCAATGTCTCCGGCCAGGTCCATATGTACGCGGACAAGATGACCCCGGCGATGGAGAAGGCCATCGAGGAGACCAACCGGCGCCGGGAGAAGCAGATCGCGTACAACACGGCCAACGGGATCGACCCGCAGCCGCTGCGCAAGAAGATCAACGACATCGTCGCCACCATCGCCCGCGAGGAGGTCGACACCGAGGAGCTGCTGGGTACCGGCTACCGGCAGGCCGACAAGACCGCCGGCAAGGGCGCCAAGGCCCCGGTCCCCTCGCTCGCCGTGCACGCACCCAAGGCGGCCAAGGGAGCCAAGGCGGCCAAGGGCGCCAGGGGGGCCGGCGCAGCGGTGCCGACCGACCGGCCGGCCGCGGAACTGGCCGGAATCATCGAGGAGATGACCGAGCGGATGCGGGCGGCGGCGGCCGACCTCCAGTTCGAGGTCGCGGCCCGGATCCGGGACGAGGTGAGCGAACTGAAGAAGGAGCTGCGGCAGATGAAGGAGGCGGGCCTCGCCTGA
- a CDS encoding TerC/Alx family metal homeostasis membrane protein, which yields MDVSLYLWVLTIAGLSILIGADFFIGRKPHDVSIKEAGIWTVVWIVLAVLFGLGLLVFGNGQASQEFFAGFITEKSLSVDNLFVFVLIMAKFAVPSHLQQRVLLIGVLIALVLRAIFIAAGAAIIASFSWVFYIFGAFLIYTAWKLIQEARSDEEDEEFEENRLLKSVEKKFGVADQYHGTKLFIQKNGKRVLTPLMVVMLAIGTTDVLFALDSIPAIFGLTQDPYIVFTANAFALMGLRQLYFLIGGLLKKLVHLSYGLSIILGFIGVKLVLHALHENGVHVPQISIPVSLGVICGVLVITTITSLMASKKQEQQEQQEQLEKRERPAAEKAAGEESVEV from the coding sequence GTGGACGTTTCTTTGTATCTCTGGGTGCTGACCATTGCCGGTCTCAGCATCCTCATCGGAGCCGACTTCTTCATCGGCCGCAAACCGCACGACGTATCGATCAAGGAAGCCGGTATCTGGACGGTCGTCTGGATCGTCCTCGCCGTGCTCTTCGGCCTCGGCCTGCTGGTCTTCGGCAACGGCCAGGCCTCGCAGGAGTTCTTCGCCGGCTTCATCACCGAGAAGTCGCTCAGCGTGGACAACCTGTTCGTCTTCGTCCTGATCATGGCGAAGTTCGCGGTGCCCTCCCACCTCCAGCAGCGCGTGCTGCTGATCGGTGTGCTGATAGCCCTGGTGCTCCGCGCGATCTTCATCGCCGCCGGCGCCGCGATCATCGCCAGCTTCTCCTGGGTCTTCTACATCTTCGGCGCGTTCCTGATCTACACCGCCTGGAAGCTCATCCAGGAGGCGCGCTCCGACGAGGAGGACGAGGAGTTCGAGGAGAACCGTCTCCTCAAGTCCGTCGAGAAGAAGTTCGGCGTCGCCGACCAGTACCACGGCACCAAGCTCTTCATCCAGAAGAACGGCAAGCGCGTCCTGACCCCGCTGATGGTGGTCATGCTCGCCATCGGCACCACCGATGTGCTGTTCGCCCTGGACTCGATCCCCGCGATCTTCGGCCTCACCCAGGACCCGTACATCGTCTTCACCGCCAACGCCTTCGCCCTGATGGGTCTGCGCCAGCTCTACTTCCTCATCGGCGGACTGCTGAAGAAGCTGGTCCACCTGAGCTACGGCCTGTCGATCATCCTCGGGTTCATCGGCGTCAAGCTGGTGCTGCACGCACTGCACGAGAACGGGGTGCACGTCCCGCAGATCTCCATCCCGGTCTCCCTGGGCGTCATCTGCGGCGTCCTGGTGATCACCACCATCACCAGCCTGATGGCCTCGAAGAAGCAGGAGCAGCAGGAGCAGCAGGAACAGCTCGAGAAGCGTGAGCGGCCGGCGGCCGAGAAGGCCGCCGGCGAGGAGAGCGTCGAGGTCTAA
- a CDS encoding TerD family protein, with amino-acid sequence MTVNMTKGQAISLEKSDGGTLTAVRMGLGWQAAKRRGLFGSRTREIDLDASAVLFAGKEPQDVVFFQHLVSNDGSVRHTGDNLVGGVGQGGDDEAILVDLARVPVHIDQIVFTVNSFTGQTFQEVQNAFCRIVDETNGQELARYTLDGGGQYTAQIMAKVHRVGSGWQMTALGSSANGRTFQDLLPAIAAHV; translated from the coding sequence GTGACGGTCAACATGACCAAGGGCCAGGCCATCAGCCTCGAGAAGTCCGACGGGGGGACGCTGACCGCGGTCCGGATGGGCCTCGGCTGGCAGGCTGCGAAGCGCCGCGGACTTTTCGGCTCCCGTACGCGGGAGATCGACCTGGACGCCTCGGCGGTGCTCTTCGCCGGCAAGGAGCCGCAGGACGTGGTGTTCTTCCAGCACCTCGTCAGCAACGACGGCTCGGTCCGGCACACCGGTGACAACCTGGTCGGCGGCGTCGGCCAGGGCGGGGACGACGAGGCGATCCTGGTCGACCTGGCCCGGGTTCCGGTCCACATCGACCAGATCGTCTTCACGGTGAACTCGTTCACCGGCCAGACCTTCCAGGAAGTGCAGAACGCGTTCTGCCGCATCGTCGACGAGACCAACGGCCAGGAACTGGCCCGCTACACCCTCGACGGCGGCGGCCAGTACACCGCGCAGATCATGGCGAAGGTCCACCGGGTCGGTTCAGGCTGGCAGATGACGGCCCTGGGCAGCTCGGCCAACGGCCGCACCTTCCAGGACCTGCTGCCGGCCATCGCCGCGCACGTGTAA
- a CDS encoding MFS transporter, whose product MNTSAAKAPHTAPAVSPEDVPGLQRRTRAVLMTSQVIGGLGVPISIALAPVMATEISGSEALSGLASSASVAGTAILSLPLAALMTRRGRRPGLVLAYLIGAVGAGVVVLAAVIGNFPLLLLGMAAFGAASSANLQARFAAADLASPDHRGRAISTVVWATTLGAVLGPNLSAPASRSFAGTSIPETAGPFLWAAGIFLITAALIAVLLRPDPLLTARALAEPAEQAAEARSLRAGMAAVKASPRARLALVTVTVSHTTMVSIMVMTPLDLSHHGASLDLIGLVISGHIAGMFAFSPLMGLLADRIGRLSVIGLAAGLLCLAALLAGTAGPSHGQTAAGLFLLGLGWSAGLVSGSALLTDSVPQPARAAVQGLSDLSMNTAAGLGGAAAGLVVAQAGYGWLNAIGAALLIPLAVLALFTVRRRPVTD is encoded by the coding sequence GTGAACACCAGCGCCGCCAAGGCACCGCACACCGCTCCGGCCGTCTCGCCAGAAGACGTCCCGGGGCTCCAGCGCCGTACCCGGGCCGTCCTCATGACCAGCCAGGTCATCGGCGGCCTGGGCGTGCCGATCAGCATCGCCCTGGCGCCGGTGATGGCCACCGAGATCAGCGGCAGCGAGGCGCTGTCCGGACTGGCCTCCAGTGCCTCCGTGGCCGGCACGGCCATACTCTCGCTGCCGCTCGCCGCCCTGATGACCCGGCGCGGGCGGCGCCCCGGCCTGGTCCTCGCCTACCTGATCGGCGCAGTGGGCGCGGGCGTGGTGGTGCTGGCCGCCGTGATCGGGAACTTCCCGCTGCTGCTGCTCGGCATGGCCGCCTTCGGCGCCGCCTCCTCCGCGAACCTGCAGGCCCGGTTCGCCGCCGCCGACCTGGCCTCGCCCGACCACCGGGGCCGGGCGATCTCCACCGTGGTCTGGGCCACCACCCTGGGCGCGGTGCTGGGCCCCAACCTGTCCGCTCCGGCCAGCCGCAGTTTCGCCGGCACCTCCATACCCGAGACGGCGGGCCCCTTCCTGTGGGCCGCCGGCATCTTCCTGATCACCGCCGCGCTGATCGCCGTACTGCTGCGCCCCGACCCGCTGCTGACCGCCCGTGCCCTGGCCGAACCGGCGGAGCAGGCTGCGGAGGCCCGGTCGCTGCGGGCCGGGATGGCCGCCGTGAAGGCGTCGCCGCGGGCCCGGCTGGCGCTGGTCACGGTGACCGTCTCGCACACCACCATGGTGTCGATCATGGTGATGACCCCGCTGGACCTGAGCCACCACGGGGCTTCCCTGGACCTGATCGGCCTGGTGATCAGCGGGCACATCGCGGGCATGTTCGCCTTCTCGCCGCTGATGGGCCTGCTCGCGGACCGGATCGGCCGGCTGTCGGTGATCGGCCTGGCCGCGGGGCTGCTCTGCCTCGCCGCGCTGCTCGCCGGTACCGCCGGACCCAGCCACGGGCAGACCGCGGCGGGCCTGTTCCTGCTCGGCCTGGGCTGGTCGGCCGGGCTGGTCTCCGGGTCGGCGCTGCTCACCGACTCGGTGCCGCAGCCGGCCCGGGCCGCCGTCCAGGGCCTCTCGGACCTCAGCATGAACACCGCCGCCGGGCTCGGCGGTGCCGCGGCCGGCCTGGTGGTGGCCCAGGCCGGCTACGGCTGGCTGAATGCCATCGGTGCGGCGCTGCTGATCCCGCTGGCGGTGCTGGCCCTGTTCACCGTACGGCGGCGGCCCGTCACAGACTGA
- a CDS encoding glycerophosphodiester phosphodiesterase, whose amino-acid sequence MYVRHVAAAAAAFLGWALVLSGGPATTATAAASGESTTAAAATGRDPVRLVGAPVLYAHRGASAYAPENTLAAVDLAEDLGIDWVENDVQRTKDGELVVIHDDTLARTTDVETRYPDRKPWRVADFTAAEIAGLDAGSWFTPQFAGARVPTLRQYLDRVRFNQQKLLLEIKKPELYPGIEQDTLRVLEEAGWLGEQQVENRLVVQSFSVDCVRTVHSLRPDLITAFLGTPAAEDLALYAEFTDRINPWHTTITAEWVAAVHALRGVHGEPLEVDTWIVDDPAVARKVQAMGVDGIITNAPDVVREAVGGF is encoded by the coding sequence ATGTACGTACGACACGTGGCCGCGGCAGCAGCCGCCTTCCTGGGATGGGCCCTCGTCCTGAGCGGCGGGCCCGCCACGACCGCCACCGCCGCTGCATCCGGTGAATCCACCACTGCCGCCGCTGCCACCGGGCGGGATCCGGTACGGCTGGTCGGCGCGCCCGTGCTCTACGCCCACCGGGGGGCTTCCGCCTACGCCCCGGAGAACACCCTCGCGGCCGTGGACCTGGCCGAGGACCTGGGCATCGACTGGGTGGAGAACGACGTCCAGCGCACCAAGGACGGCGAGCTGGTCGTCATCCACGACGACACCCTCGCCCGGACCACGGACGTGGAGACGCGGTATCCGGACCGCAAGCCCTGGCGGGTCGCGGACTTCACGGCTGCCGAGATCGCCGGGCTCGACGCGGGCAGCTGGTTCACACCGCAGTTCGCCGGCGCCCGGGTGCCGACCCTGCGCCAGTACCTCGACCGGGTGCGGTTCAACCAGCAGAAGCTGCTCCTGGAGATCAAGAAACCGGAGCTGTACCCGGGGATCGAGCAGGACACCCTGCGGGTCCTGGAGGAGGCCGGCTGGCTCGGCGAGCAGCAGGTGGAGAACCGTCTGGTGGTGCAGAGCTTCAGCGTGGACTGCGTGCGGACGGTGCACAGCCTGCGGCCCGATCTGATCACGGCCTTCCTGGGCACTCCGGCAGCCGAGGACCTGGCCCTGTACGCCGAGTTCACGGACCGGATCAACCCGTGGCACACCACGATCACCGCCGAGTGGGTGGCGGCGGTGCACGCGCTGCGGGGCGTCCACGGTGAGCCCCTGGAGGTGGACACCTGGATCGTGGACGATCCGGCGGTGGCCCGGAAGGTCCAGGCGATGGGGGTGGACGGGATCATCACCAACGCCCCGGACGTGGTCCGCGAGGCCGTGGGCGGGTTCTGA
- a CDS encoding cupin domain-containing protein, with the protein MSTSDHTAAPGPASFTVTVADVPDAELEVEDLDPGQILSGSPVVTGKVLWESADGKQLRGIWQITPGVVTDTEASELFVVVSGRATIEVEGGPTLEVGPGSACVLREGDRTTWTVHETLRKAYHISL; encoded by the coding sequence ATGAGCACCAGTGATCACACCGCCGCCCCCGGCCCCGCCTCCTTCACCGTCACCGTCGCCGACGTCCCGGACGCCGAACTGGAGGTGGAGGACCTCGACCCCGGGCAGATCCTCTCCGGCTCGCCCGTGGTGACCGGCAAGGTGCTCTGGGAGTCCGCGGACGGCAAGCAGCTGCGCGGCATCTGGCAGATCACCCCTGGGGTGGTCACCGACACCGAGGCCAGTGAGCTGTTCGTGGTCGTCTCCGGCCGCGCCACCATCGAGGTGGAGGGCGGCCCCACCCTGGAGGTCGGCCCCGGCTCGGCCTGCGTGCTGCGCGAGGGCGACCGCACCACCTGGACCGTCCACGAGACGCTGCGCAAGGCCTACCACATCAGTCTGTGA